From Nicotiana tabacum cultivar K326 chromosome 20, ASM71507v2, whole genome shotgun sequence, one genomic window encodes:
- the LOC107819538 gene encoding uncharacterized protein LOC107819538, producing the protein MRGFKNLSLFVFGLLLLLHFGVWCNGDSENMAAPMEKNEINALYSAIQGFVGKWWNGSDLYPDPCGWTPIQGVSCDLFDGFWYVTDLNIGPIHDNSLNCAPNVEFSPNLFTLKHLKSLSFFNCFVSRHHHPISIPIESWEFLANTLESLEFRSNPGLIGQIPTTFGRLKKLRSLVLVENGLSGELPTNLGNLVNLRRLVIAGNKLNGKIPDSFGGFSQLLICDLSRNSLSGFLPSTLFGGLVSLLKLDLSNNKLEGKIPEEVAKLKNLTLLDLSNNKLSGGLTKSIQEMTFLEELVLSKNSIGGDLEILDWHNLRKLTVLDLSNMKLTGGIPESIADLKRLRFLGLNDNKLKGYVPKSLANLANVSAIYLYGNNLTGELQFSEFFYGKMGRRFGAWGNPNLCYPFSLMSTRNVPFGVKPCEQEVNFVKGANLAKSKLVNENVIQNSHSMAALNDDGIWRSFLVELFMVIFLLNFWP; encoded by the exons ATGAGGGGTTTCAAGAATTTGAGTTTGTTTGTGTTTGGTTTGTTGTTGCTTCTTCATTTTGGTGTGTGGTGCAATGGTGATAGTGAAAATATGGCAGCTCCAATGGAGAAAAATGAGATAAATGCTCTTTACTCTGCTATTCAAGGATTTGTTGGTAAATGGTGGAATGGTTCAGATCTTTATCCAGATCCTTGTGGTTGGACTCCTATACAG GGTGTATCATGTGACTTGTTTGATGGTTTTTGGTATGTTACTGACTTAAACATTGGACCTATACATGATAATTCCCTTAATTGTGCACCAAATGTGGAGTTTAGTCCCAATTTATTCACACTAAAGCACCTCAAATCCCTCTCTTTCTTCAATTGTTTCGTTTCGCGACATCACCATCCGATTTCAATCCCTATAGAGAGCTGGGAATTTCTTGCTAATACCTTAGAGTCACTCGAATTTCGGTCAAATCCTGGTCTAATTGGACAAATTCCCACAACATTTGGAAGGTTAAAAAAGCTGCGATCTTTAGTACTAGTAGAAAATGGATTATCCGGTGAATTGCCTACAAATCTTGGGAATTTAGTGAATTTGAGAAGGTTAGTTATTGCTGGAAATAAGCTAAATGGTAAAATTCCAGATAGTTTTGGAGGGTTCAGTCAACTTTTGATATGTGATTTAAGTAGAAATTCACTATCTGGTTTTTTACCTTCAACATTATTTGGAGGGTTGGTTTCACTTTTGAAGCTTGATTTGAGTAACAATAAATTAGAAGGTAAAATCCCAGAAGAGGTAGCAAAATTGAAGAATTTGACACTTTTGGACCTTAGTAACAACAAATTATCAGGTGGATTGACTAAGTCAATTCAAGAAATGACATTTTTGGAAGAGTTAGTCTTGTCAAAGAATTCAATAGGTGGAGATTTGGAGATTCTTGATTGGCATAACTTGAGAAAGTTAACAGTTTTGGATCTGTCCAATATGAAGTTGACAGGTGGAATTCCAGAGTCTATAGCAGACCTAAAAAGGCTAAGATTTTTGGGTCTTAATGATAATAAGCTTAAAGGGTATGTACCAAAAAGTCTTGCAAATCTGGCCAATGTAAGTGCTATTTACTTATATGGTAATAATTTGACAGGTGAACTTCAATTCTCTGAGTTTTTTTATGGGAAAATGGGAAGGAGATTTGGTGCATGGGGAAATCCAAATCTTTGTTACCCTTTTAGTTTGATGTCAACAAGAAATGTTCCATTTGGGGTAAAACCATGTGAGCAAGAGGTCAACTTTGTAAAAGGGGCTAATCTTGCAAAGTCCAAGTTGGTAAATGAGAATGTGATTCAGAATTCTCATTCAATGGCAGCTTTGAATGATGATGGGATTTGGAGAAGTTTTCTAGTTGAACTATTTATGGTTATTTTTCTATTGAACTTTTGGCCCTGA